One stretch of Shewanella sp. Arc9-LZ DNA includes these proteins:
- the serC gene encoding 3-phosphoserine/phosphohydroxythreonine transaminase, with amino-acid sequence MSAIYNFCAGPAMLPQAVMQKAQQELIDWNGLGVSVMEISHRSKEFIALTDQAEVTLRKLMNIPANYHVLFMHGGGRAQFSNVVNNFLGDNGQALYLVSGQWSSAAVTEAKKLVSEHNIDSINIVEQINGLHQVKLPHLTAIDKDYRYVHYCSNETVDGIEIFEELDSPWPIVADLSSTIMSHEIDVSKYGLIYAGAQKNIGPSGLSIVIVRDDMLKLPSLPQSSVMDYRVAVEYGSMFNTPPTFAWYLASEVFAWLAANGGISAMAEVNQQKAALLYACIDSNPFYKNGVAPQNRSRMNVTFQLVNDALDSEFLAQAEQAGLVALKGHRIVGGMRASIYNAMPLAGVQALVDFMNNFAVKHS; translated from the coding sequence GTGAGCGCGATTTATAATTTCTGTGCTGGACCTGCCATGTTACCTCAAGCTGTAATGCAAAAAGCACAACAGGAATTAATTGATTGGAATGGCCTAGGCGTCTCCGTGATGGAAATCAGTCATCGCAGTAAAGAGTTTATTGCGCTGACCGATCAAGCAGAGGTGACATTACGCAAGTTGATGAACATTCCTGCAAATTACCACGTGTTATTTATGCACGGTGGTGGCCGGGCTCAATTTTCTAACGTAGTGAATAACTTTCTTGGCGATAATGGTCAGGCACTGTATTTGGTCAGTGGTCAGTGGTCATCGGCAGCGGTCACTGAAGCGAAGAAATTGGTAAGCGAGCACAATATTGACAGTATCAATATTGTTGAGCAAATCAATGGGCTTCATCAGGTTAAACTGCCGCACTTAACGGCAATCGATAAAGATTATCGTTATGTGCACTATTGCTCAAATGAAACCGTAGATGGTATCGAGATTTTTGAAGAGTTAGACAGTCCATGGCCAATTGTTGCTGATTTATCATCGACCATCATGTCGCATGAAATTGATGTCAGCAAGTACGGTCTTATTTATGCCGGCGCGCAAAAGAACATTGGTCCATCAGGCTTGTCGATTGTCATTGTGCGTGACGATATGCTTAAACTGCCTAGTCTGCCGCAATCATCAGTAATGGATTATCGCGTTGCCGTTGAGTATGGTTCTATGTTTAATACGCCGCCAACGTTTGCTTGGTATTTAGCCTCGGAAGTGTTTGCGTGGTTAGCCGCAAATGGCGGCATAAGTGCGATGGCTGAAGTGAACCAACAAAAAGCTGCGTTACTGTATGCTTGTATCGATAGCAACCCGTTTTATAAAAACGGTGTAGCACCACAAAACCGCTCACGCATGAACGTCACCTTTCAACTAGTGAATGATGCCTTAGACAGTGAGTTTTTAGCCCAAGCGGAGCAGGCTGGGTTAGTGGCGTTAAAAGGTCATCGTATTGTCGGTGGTATGCGTGCAAGTATTTATAACGCCATGCCGCTAGCGGGTGTGCAAGCCTTAGTGGACTTTATGAATAACTTCGCCGTAAAGCACAGTTAA
- a CDS encoding 2OG-Fe(II) oxygenase produces the protein MAKVINKAIFSSRILSINLVTYHTHHRVMTHIDPVQQGRYYKLNFVFVQPKVGGVFRCAKCIMNLWGRVYLFRPDKYEHSVTKIETGKRVLLSVALNI, from the coding sequence ATGGCCAAGGTGATCAATAAAGCCATTTTTAGCAGTCGAATATTATCGATAAATTTGGTGACCTACCATACTCATCATCGTGTGATGACACATATCGATCCGGTACAACAAGGCCGCTATTACAAACTCAATTTTGTCTTTGTACAACCTAAAGTGGGCGGGGTGTTTCGTTGTGCCAAATGCATCATGAACTTATGGGGACGAGTATATTTATTTCGTCCAGATAAATATGAACACAGCGTGACTAAGATTGAGACTGGTAAACGTGTGTTGCTAAGTGTTGCTTTGAACATCTAG
- the nrdA gene encoding class 1a ribonucleoside-diphosphate reductase subunit alpha translates to MNSNMTVTKRSGERESIDLDKIHRVITWAAKGLKNVSVSEVELRSHLQFFDGIPTEAIHETIIKAAADLISPESPDYQFVAARLAVFHLRKKAFGQFEPPTLYDHVTKLVELGKYDMHIMADYSREELDTLDTYIDHWRDLNFSYAAVKQLEGKYLVQNRVTHEVYESAQFLYILVAACLFARYPKEIRLKYIKDFYDATSLFKISLPTPIMAGVRTPTRQFSSCVLIECDDSLDSINATASSIVKYVSQRAGIGINAGRIRALGSPIRGGEAFHTGCLPFYKYFQTAVKSCSQGGVRGGAATLFYPLWHLEVESLLVLKNNRGVDDNRVRHLDYGVQLNKLMYQRLIKGEYISLFSPSDVPGLYDAFFEDQVEFERLYLQYEQDSNVRKKQIKAVELFSLMMQERASTGRIYIQNVDHCNTHSPFDSKVAPIKQSNLCLEIALPTKPLKNIDDPDGEIALCTLSALNLGAIKDLSELEPLADLAVRALDNLLDYQDYPIKAAQTSSMNRRTLGIGVINFANYLAKNGKKYSDGSANNLTHKTFEAIQFYLLKASMNLAKEQGACPLFHETTYSKGILPIDTYKRDLDKICDEPLHMDWESLRSDIKQYGLRNSTLSALMPSETSSQISNATNGIEPPRGLISVKASKDGQLKQVVPDFELLKDKYELLWNMPNNDGYIQLVGLMQKFIDQAISANTNYDPSRFEGGRVPMQTLLKDLLSVYKLGIKTLYYHNTRDGASDQFDDIIAVEEEDDGCGGGACKI, encoded by the coding sequence ATGAATAGCAATATGACAGTCACTAAACGCAGTGGCGAACGTGAATCTATCGATTTAGATAAAATTCATCGCGTGATCACTTGGGCAGCCAAGGGATTAAAAAACGTCTCAGTATCTGAAGTAGAACTTCGATCTCATCTGCAGTTTTTTGATGGCATTCCAACAGAAGCCATTCATGAAACGATCATTAAAGCTGCGGCTGACTTGATCTCTCCAGAGTCACCTGACTACCAATTTGTGGCTGCCCGCTTAGCGGTGTTCCACTTACGTAAAAAAGCGTTTGGTCAATTTGAACCACCAACGTTATATGACCATGTCACCAAATTAGTTGAACTGGGTAAATATGACATGCATATCATGGCTGACTACAGCCGTGAAGAATTAGACACACTCGACACCTATATCGATCATTGGCGCGATTTGAACTTCTCTTATGCCGCGGTAAAGCAACTTGAAGGTAAATACCTGGTTCAAAACCGTGTCACCCATGAAGTGTACGAAAGCGCCCAGTTTTTATACATATTAGTCGCAGCATGTTTGTTTGCCCGTTACCCAAAAGAAATTCGTTTGAAGTACATTAAAGACTTCTATGACGCGACGTCTCTGTTTAAGATTTCTTTACCAACACCAATCATGGCCGGTGTGCGTACCCCTACACGTCAGTTCAGCTCATGTGTATTGATTGAGTGTGATGACAGCTTAGATTCAATCAATGCGACTGCATCGTCTATCGTTAAATACGTTAGCCAACGTGCTGGTATTGGTATTAATGCGGGTCGTATTCGTGCCCTTGGTAGCCCTATTCGTGGCGGCGAAGCATTCCACACCGGTTGTTTACCATTTTATAAGTATTTCCAAACTGCGGTGAAGTCGTGTTCTCAAGGCGGCGTACGTGGCGGTGCAGCAACTCTTTTCTATCCTTTATGGCATCTAGAAGTTGAATCGCTATTAGTACTAAAAAACAACCGTGGTGTTGACGACAACCGTGTACGTCATCTTGACTACGGTGTGCAGTTAAACAAATTAATGTACCAACGTTTGATTAAAGGCGAATATATCAGTCTATTCAGCCCATCAGACGTGCCCGGTCTTTACGATGCATTCTTTGAAGACCAAGTTGAGTTTGAACGTTTATACCTTCAGTATGAACAAGACAGCAATGTCCGCAAAAAACAAATTAAAGCGGTTGAACTGTTTTCATTGATGATGCAAGAACGTGCTTCTACTGGCCGTATCTACATTCAAAACGTCGATCACTGTAATACTCACAGCCCGTTTGACTCTAAAGTTGCGCCAATTAAGCAATCTAACTTATGTTTAGAAATTGCTTTACCGACTAAGCCACTTAAAAACATCGATGATCCAGACGGTGAAATCGCGTTGTGTACCTTGTCAGCACTTAACTTAGGCGCAATTAAAGATTTATCAGAGCTTGAACCATTAGCTGATTTAGCTGTTCGTGCGCTAGATAACTTACTTGATTACCAAGATTACCCAATTAAAGCCGCGCAAACGAGTTCAATGAACCGTCGTACCTTAGGTATTGGGGTGATTAACTTTGCTAACTATTTAGCTAAAAACGGTAAAAAGTATTCAGACGGTTCAGCTAATAACTTAACTCACAAAACCTTTGAAGCGATTCAGTTTTATTTACTGAAAGCGTCGATGAACTTAGCAAAAGAGCAAGGTGCATGTCCGTTATTCCACGAGACAACTTATTCGAAAGGTATTTTACCTATCGACACCTACAAGCGTGATTTAGACAAGATTTGTGACGAGCCATTGCACATGGACTGGGAAAGCTTACGTAGCGACATTAAGCAGTACGGTTTACGTAACTCAACCTTGTCTGCGCTAATGCCGTCTGAAACCTCATCGCAAATTTCAAATGCGACTAATGGTATCGAGCCTCCACGCGGTTTAATTAGCGTTAAAGCCAGTAAAGATGGTCAGTTAAAGCAAGTCGTTCCTGATTTTGAATTACTGAAAGATAAGTATGAACTACTGTGGAATATGCCAAACAACGATGGTTACATCCAACTTGTTGGGTTAATGCAGAAGTTTATCGACCAAGCTATTTCGGCTAACACCAATTATGACCCAAGCCGTTTTGAAGGCGGTCGTGTACCGATGCAAACATTGTTAAAAGACTTGTTAAGCGTCTACAAACTGGGCATTAAAACATTGTATTATCATAATACTCGTGACGGTGCTTCTGATCAGTTTGACGACATTATTGCTGTCGAAGAAGAAGACGATGGTTGTGGTGGCGGTGCGTGTAAGATCTAA
- the gyrA gene encoding DNA gyrase subunit A yields MTDLASSISPINIEDELKNSYLDYAMSVIVGRALPDVRDGLKPVHRRVLFAMSELKNDWNKPYKKSARVVGDVIGKYHPHGDTAVYDTIVRMAQPFSLRYTLIDGQGNFGSVDGDSAAAMRYTEIRMQKLAHSLLADLEKETVDFVPNYDGTEMIPAVLPTRVPNLLINGSSGIAVGMATNIPPHNLTEVVKGCLALIEDPSLSIEQLMEYIPGPDFPTAASINGRKGIIDAYHTGRGRAIMRSKAEIETEENGRERIIVHEIPYQVNKARLIEKIAELVKDKKLEGISGLRDESDKDGMRIVIEIKRGEVGEVVLNNLYSQTQMQCSFGINMVALTNGQPKLFNLKEMLECFILHRREVVTRRTVFELRKARERAHVLEALAIALANIDPIIALIKASPTPAEAKAKLVAQGWELGHVQGMLEKAGDDAARPEWLEPEFGIRDGQYYLTEQQAQAILELRLHRLTGLEHDKILAEYEELLVLIAGLLFILRTPSRLMEVIKEELEEILEQYGDERRTIINANEIDMSLEDLINEEDVVVTLSHLGYAKYQVLSDYQAQRRGGKGKAATKVKDEDFVEKLLVANTHDTILCFSDFGKMYWLKVYQLPLASRTARGRPIVNLLPLSDGEHITAILPVREYADDKFIIMATAHGTVKKTALTAYSNPRANGIIAVNLKDGDQLIGVDITEGSDDIMLFSNEGKVVRFNEKARDSETGEVKIDAETGEEIIALRPMGRTATGVRGIKLDAGQKVVSLIVPKGDGAILTVTENGYGKRTELSEYPAKSRGTKGVVSIKVSERNGEVVGAVQVGTFDEIMLISNKGTLVRTPAEGVSIIGRNTQGVTIIRTAEDEKVVGLQRIEEIQTEELLDEEGNVIPVSDVIPVSDVIDAEATDAESTDDVESTDADEAKTGDDEQE; encoded by the coding sequence ATGACTGATCTGGCATCATCTATTTCGCCAATTAACATCGAAGACGAACTTAAAAATTCTTACCTTGATTACGCCATGAGCGTAATTGTAGGTCGTGCATTACCTGACGTCCGTGACGGTTTAAAACCAGTTCACCGTCGAGTATTGTTCGCAATGAGCGAATTAAAAAACGATTGGAACAAACCATATAAGAAATCCGCTCGTGTCGTTGGTGACGTAATTGGTAAATATCACCCACACGGTGATACTGCTGTATACGATACAATTGTTCGTATGGCGCAACCGTTCTCGCTACGCTACACATTGATTGACGGACAAGGAAACTTTGGTTCGGTCGACGGTGACTCGGCAGCGGCGATGCGTTATACCGAAATCCGCATGCAAAAGTTGGCGCATTCATTATTAGCCGACCTTGAAAAAGAAACTGTGGATTTTGTGCCTAACTACGATGGCACCGAAATGATCCCTGCGGTGTTACCAACACGTGTACCGAACCTATTAATCAATGGTTCATCAGGTATTGCGGTTGGTATGGCCACTAACATTCCACCTCACAACTTAACAGAAGTAGTGAAAGGCTGTTTGGCGTTAATCGAAGATCCAAGTTTATCGATTGAACAGTTAATGGAATACATTCCAGGTCCAGATTTTCCAACGGCAGCTTCAATAAACGGTCGCAAAGGCATTATCGATGCTTATCACACTGGCCGTGGCCGCGCTATCATGCGCTCTAAAGCGGAAATTGAAACTGAAGAGAATGGTCGTGAACGTATTATTGTTCATGAAATTCCATATCAAGTTAACAAAGCCCGTTTGATTGAAAAAATTGCCGAGCTTGTTAAAGATAAAAAATTAGAAGGTATCAGTGGCCTACGCGATGAGTCTGATAAAGACGGTATGCGTATTGTTATTGAAATCAAACGTGGTGAAGTGGGTGAGGTTGTACTAAACAACTTATATTCTCAAACACAAATGCAGTGTTCTTTTGGTATCAACATGGTGGCATTGACTAACGGTCAGCCTAAATTGTTTAACCTTAAAGAAATGCTTGAATGTTTTATTCTTCACCGTCGTGAAGTGGTCACGCGCCGTACTGTATTTGAACTGCGTAAAGCCCGTGAACGTGCTCATGTTCTTGAAGCACTAGCCATTGCATTGGCTAACATCGACCCTATTATTGCGCTTATTAAAGCTTCACCTACACCTGCTGAAGCCAAAGCAAAATTGGTTGCACAAGGTTGGGAATTAGGCCATGTACAAGGCATGCTTGAAAAAGCTGGCGATGACGCTGCACGCCCTGAATGGTTAGAGCCTGAGTTCGGTATCCGTGACGGTCAGTACTATTTAACTGAGCAACAAGCCCAAGCGATTTTGGAATTACGTCTGCACCGTTTAACCGGTCTAGAACATGACAAGATTTTAGCTGAATATGAAGAGCTTTTAGTTCTTATTGCAGGTTTGTTATTCATTCTTCGTACTCCATCGCGTTTGATGGAAGTGATTAAAGAAGAACTAGAAGAAATACTTGAGCAATACGGTGATGAGCGTCGCACCATTATTAACGCCAACGAAATTGATATGAGTCTTGAAGACTTAATCAATGAAGAAGATGTTGTAGTGACCTTGTCTCACTTAGGTTATGCGAAATACCAAGTGCTGTCTGACTACCAAGCGCAACGTCGTGGTGGTAAAGGCAAAGCGGCAACTAAAGTAAAAGATGAAGACTTTGTTGAAAAGTTATTGGTGGCAAACACCCATGACACCATCTTGTGTTTCTCTGACTTTGGTAAGATGTACTGGCTAAAAGTGTATCAATTACCATTGGCAAGTCGTACAGCCCGTGGTCGTCCAATTGTTAACTTATTACCACTGTCTGACGGTGAGCACATTACTGCAATCCTACCAGTACGTGAATACGCAGATGATAAATTTATCATCATGGCTACCGCGCACGGAACCGTTAAGAAAACAGCATTAACAGCTTACAGTAACCCTCGTGCAAACGGCATTATTGCGGTGAACCTAAAAGACGGCGACCAATTAATTGGCGTTGATATTACTGAAGGTAGTGACGACATTATGTTGTTCTCTAATGAAGGTAAAGTGGTTCGCTTTAATGAAAAAGCGCGTGATTCTGAAACCGGTGAAGTGAAGATTGATGCTGAAACTGGCGAAGAAATTATTGCACTGCGCCCTATGGGTCGTACTGCTACCGGTGTTCGCGGTATTAAACTTGATGCTGGCCAAAAAGTGGTGTCGTTAATTGTACCTAAAGGTGACGGTGCTATTTTAACCGTAACTGAAAATGGTTACGGTAAGCGTACTGAGCTGAGTGAATACCCAGCGAAGAGCCGCGGTACTAAAGGCGTGGTATCAATTAAAGTCAGTGAACGTAATGGTGAAGTTGTTGGTGCTGTTCAAGTAGGCACATTTGACGAAATCATGTTGATCAGTAATAAAGGCACCTTAGTGCGTACTCCTGCTGAAGGCGTATCCATTATTGGTCGTAACACTCAAGGTGTGACTATCATCCGTACCGCAGAAGACGAGAAAGTCGTTGGTTTGCAGCGTATTGAAGAAATTCAAACTGAAGAGTTGTTAGACGAAGAAGGCAATGTTATTCCAGTAAGCGATGTTATTCCAGTAAGCGATGTTATCGATGCTGAAGCGACAGATGCTGAGTCAACTGACGATGTTGAATCAACAGATGCAGACGAAGCCAAAACCGGAGATGACGAACAAGAGTAA
- a CDS encoding methyltransferase: MSFYQSPKKMSAFDAKFEAQKIAFAPVSFQVARCLSQFGLLAKVDDAGDEGISLIQLIQHFELSEYAIHVLLDMGLSMGIFWCKDDHYRLDKTGYFLLHDDMAAKNLNFVHDVCYQGLFDLDDSLKQGKAIGLKHFGDWDTIYPGLSQLPEQTKKSWFEFDHYYSDHAFDSLLPLIFKSDPAHIIDVGGNTGKWAFACTRYNKNVNVTIMDLPGQLAVAMKNAQACLVADRVHPFETDLLDSNKPFYQGGDLYWMSQFLDCFSKQQIITILRRTVAAMKPGSELCILETYWDRQPHEAGAYCVNATSLYFTAIANGNSRMYHSKDMLKMINEAGLYVDEDIDNIGLGHTLLRCKLKPMN, from the coding sequence ATGTCTTTTTACCAATCTCCCAAAAAAATGTCTGCATTTGATGCTAAGTTTGAAGCACAAAAAATAGCTTTCGCACCCGTAAGCTTTCAAGTCGCCCGTTGCTTAAGTCAATTTGGCTTACTGGCAAAAGTTGATGACGCCGGAGACGAAGGTATTAGCTTAATTCAACTGATTCAACATTTTGAACTGTCTGAGTATGCCATTCATGTATTGCTCGATATGGGATTAAGCATGGGCATTTTTTGGTGTAAGGATGATCATTATCGACTCGATAAAACGGGTTATTTCTTACTCCATGATGATATGGCCGCCAAGAACCTAAACTTCGTCCATGATGTTTGCTATCAAGGCTTGTTTGATCTTGATGATTCACTTAAGCAAGGCAAAGCAATAGGACTTAAACACTTTGGCGATTGGGATACTATTTACCCAGGGTTAAGCCAGCTACCTGAACAAACTAAAAAAAGCTGGTTTGAATTTGATCATTACTATTCAGATCATGCCTTTGACAGCTTATTACCTTTGATTTTCAAGTCAGATCCAGCTCATATTATTGATGTAGGCGGTAATACCGGTAAATGGGCATTTGCCTGCACCCGCTATAATAAAAACGTCAACGTCACCATAATGGATTTACCCGGTCAACTTGCTGTGGCAATGAAAAATGCCCAAGCATGTTTGGTTGCCGACCGCGTTCATCCATTTGAAACCGATTTGCTTGATAGCAACAAACCGTTTTACCAAGGAGGTGATTTGTATTGGATGAGTCAATTTTTAGATTGTTTTTCTAAACAACAAATCATCACTATTCTTCGGCGCACAGTGGCTGCGATGAAACCTGGCAGTGAACTGTGTATTTTAGAGACCTATTGGGACAGACAGCCACACGAAGCGGGCGCCTATTGCGTTAACGCAACCTCGTTGTATTTTACCGCGATAGCCAATGGAAATAGCCGGATGTATCACAGTAAAGACATGCTTAAAATGATCAATGAGGCTGGGCTGTATGTTGATGAAGATATCGACAACATTGGCCTAGGTCATACTTTACTGCGCTGTAAATTAAAGCCGATGAATTAA
- the yfaE gene encoding class I ribonucleotide reductase maintenance protein YfaE produces MTYKNFFKKAPIVSLKGQPVILFDGQHSSLLEALESKKVKVFSECRNGFCGACKTTVISGEVKYFSEPLAELKSDECLPCCCVPEGDLNLKLSTEGVQVVAKRQYVSTNDTHKPTTALTQQLQANPKLVHER; encoded by the coding sequence TTGACCTATAAAAATTTTTTCAAAAAAGCCCCTATCGTGAGCTTGAAAGGACAGCCGGTTATTTTATTTGACGGCCAACATTCAAGCTTATTAGAAGCGCTTGAGTCGAAAAAAGTAAAAGTGTTTTCAGAGTGTCGTAATGGATTTTGCGGCGCGTGTAAAACCACAGTGATATCAGGAGAAGTCAAATACTTCTCCGAGCCACTAGCAGAACTGAAATCAGATGAATGTCTGCCCTGTTGTTGTGTACCTGAGGGTGATTTAAACCTCAAACTATCAACTGAAGGTGTACAAGTGGTGGCTAAACGTCAATATGTTTCAACCAATGACACTCATAAGCCAACAACTGCGTTAACCCAACAATTACAGGCTAACCCTAAACTTGTCCACGAACGTTAA
- the nrdB gene encoding class Ia ribonucleoside-diphosphate reductase subunit beta has translation MAYSTFCQTPNDSTKEPMFFGQSVNVARYDQQKYEVFEKLIEKQLSFFWRPEEVDVSRDKIDFGNLPEHEQHIFLSNLKYQTLLDSIQGRSPNVAFLPLVSLPELETWIETWSFSETIHSRSYTHIIRNIVNNPSVVFDDIVQNDEILKRAGDIAAYYDDLINLTQINNLLGEGTHVINGKEITVNSRILKKSLYLCMMSVNALEAIRFYVSFACSFAFAERRVMEGNAKIIRLIARDEALHLNSTQHILALMQGGKDDPEMGEIAAECKQEAYDLFVKAAEQEKEWAKYLFKDGSMIGLNEQILCQYVEFITNQRMKSVHLPQPYDEQSNPLPWMKNWLESDAVQVAPQEVEVSSYLVGQIDSSVDGDEFLDFDL, from the coding sequence ATGGCTTACTCAACATTTTGTCAAACACCTAACGATTCTACCAAAGAACCTATGTTTTTCGGTCAATCGGTTAATGTGGCACGCTACGATCAACAGAAATATGAAGTCTTTGAAAAACTAATTGAAAAGCAATTATCGTTTTTCTGGCGTCCAGAAGAAGTTGATGTCAGCCGTGACAAAATTGATTTCGGTAATTTGCCTGAACATGAACAGCATATTTTCTTATCAAATCTAAAATACCAAACATTACTCGACTCAATTCAAGGCCGTTCACCGAATGTGGCATTTTTGCCTTTGGTATCGCTACCAGAATTAGAAACGTGGATTGAAACATGGTCGTTTTCTGAAACCATTCACTCGCGCTCGTACACCCACATTATTCGTAATATTGTTAATAACCCATCTGTGGTATTTGACGATATTGTGCAAAATGACGAAATTTTAAAGCGTGCCGGTGACATTGCCGCTTATTACGATGACTTAATTAACCTCACCCAGATTAATAACTTGTTAGGTGAAGGAACGCACGTTATTAACGGTAAAGAAATCACCGTTAATTCACGTATTCTTAAAAAGTCATTATATTTGTGCATGATGTCAGTTAATGCTTTAGAAGCGATTCGCTTCTATGTCAGTTTTGCCTGTTCGTTTGCCTTTGCAGAGCGCCGGGTCATGGAAGGTAACGCTAAAATCATTCGCTTAATTGCCCGTGATGAAGCATTACACCTCAATAGCACACAACACATTTTAGCCCTGATGCAAGGTGGTAAAGACGACCCTGAAATGGGAGAAATTGCTGCTGAGTGTAAGCAAGAAGCGTATGACTTATTTGTTAAAGCGGCGGAACAAGAAAAAGAATGGGCCAAGTACTTATTCAAAGACGGTTCGATGATTGGCTTAAATGAACAGATTTTATGCCAGTACGTTGAGTTTATTACTAACCAACGGATGAAGTCAGTTCACTTACCTCAACCTTATGATGAACAGTCAAACCCACTACCGTGGATGAAAAACTGGTTAGAAAGTGATGCAGTACAGGTTGCCCCACAAGAAGTAGAAGTATCATCTTATCTTGTTGGTCAAATTGATTCTTCTGTTGATGGCGACGAGTTTTTAGATTTTGACCTATAA
- the ubiG gene encoding bifunctional 2-polyprenyl-6-hydroxyphenol methylase/3-demethylubiquinol 3-O-methyltransferase UbiG, translated as MSHAEQSTPNVDPLEIAKFEAMAQTWWDLNGEFKPLHLLNPLRLNYIDQTAEGIFDKKVLDVGCGGGILSESMARLGANVDGIDMGNAPLEVAKLHALESGVTVNYLKTTAEAHRDNHREYYDVVTCMEMLEHVPDPQSVIQACCDMVKPNGFVFFSTINRNMMSYLKTIIGAEYLLKMLPVGTHDHSKFIRPSELMALVDNTDLLCKDALGITYNPLSGVFKYTKSVDVNYMIATQKID; from the coding sequence ATGTCACACGCTGAACAATCGACACCCAATGTTGATCCACTCGAGATCGCAAAATTTGAAGCCATGGCGCAAACGTGGTGGGATCTCAATGGCGAGTTCAAGCCATTACATTTACTTAATCCACTGCGTTTAAACTACATTGACCAAACCGCTGAGGGTATTTTTGACAAAAAAGTACTTGATGTTGGCTGTGGTGGCGGTATTTTGTCAGAAAGTATGGCGCGCCTAGGTGCTAACGTTGACGGTATTGATATGGGCAACGCGCCACTTGAAGTGGCAAAACTACATGCCTTAGAGTCTGGTGTTACGGTTAATTACCTCAAAACAACAGCCGAAGCACATCGCGATAACCACCGCGAATATTATGATGTGGTCACTTGCATGGAAATGCTCGAACATGTACCCGATCCCCAATCGGTTATTCAAGCCTGTTGTGACATGGTTAAACCTAATGGTTTTGTGTTTTTCTCAACCATAAACCGTAATATGATGTCGTATTTAAAGACGATTATCGGCGCAGAGTATTTATTAAAAATGCTGCCAGTTGGTACTCACGATCACAGCAAGTTTATTCGCCCATCGGAACTGATGGCATTAGTCGATAACACCGACTTATTGTGTAAAGATGCGCTGGGAATTACCTACAATCCATTGTCGGGTGTGTTTAAGTACACTAAAAGTGTCGATGTAAATTATATGATAGCCACTCAAAAAATTGATTAA
- a CDS encoding HAD family hydrolase yields the protein MHKQDIKGVLFDLDGTLADTAPDLVQALNLSLDEAGFNVQPLDLMRHAASHGSLYLVKTAIPDADEQVQITIQQALLQHYARINGDNSRLFADLPELLSLFDAQSIPYGVVTNKPARFARPLVEKLGLTHKLKTMISGDSTRHSKPHTAPMLLAAQQIAIAPQSILYLGDAERDLVAAHNASMLGGVALWGYLSATDKPDTWPAGKQFEHGASLKQFFTD from the coding sequence TTGCATAAACAAGATATAAAAGGAGTGCTGTTCGATTTAGACGGTACCTTAGCCGATACCGCACCAGATTTAGTACAGGCATTGAATCTCAGCTTGGATGAAGCCGGTTTTAACGTCCAACCGCTTGACTTGATGCGCCATGCGGCATCACATGGCAGCTTATATTTAGTTAAAACGGCCATTCCAGATGCCGATGAACAAGTACAAATTACCATCCAGCAAGCACTACTTCAGCATTATGCCCGTATCAATGGTGACAACAGCCGTTTATTCGCTGACTTACCCGAACTATTATCCTTATTTGATGCCCAATCGATTCCTTATGGCGTAGTGACCAATAAGCCGGCTCGATTTGCCAGGCCATTAGTGGAAAAGCTTGGTTTAACTCATAAATTGAAAACCATGATCAGTGGTGATAGCACTCGTCACTCTAAACCTCATACCGCACCAATGCTGCTAGCAGCACAACAAATTGCCATTGCTCCTCAAAGTATCTTATATCTAGGTGACGCTGAACGTGACTTAGTCGCCGCCCACAATGCCAGTATGTTAGGCGGCGTTGCGTTATGGGGTTACTTATCTGCGACAGATAAACCTGACACATGGCCAGCAGGCAAGCAATTTGAACACGGAGCCTCACTTAAACAGTTTTTCACTGATTAA